A single window of Sphaerodactylus townsendi isolate TG3544 linkage group LG03, MPM_Stown_v2.3, whole genome shotgun sequence DNA harbors:
- the EOGT gene encoding LOW QUALITY PROTEIN: EGF domain-specific O-linked N-acetylglucosamine transferase (The sequence of the model RefSeq protein was modified relative to this genomic sequence to represent the inferred CDS: deleted 2 bases in 1 codon) has protein sequence MLMLLAFGVLLQEILASVQDENLADASNIPEAPLLSYENINLPEEHIPYFLQNNQPIATVCKIYDPHCPYKKYLKKLKLCWGYEKSCKPEKRFGYPACHYAEAGWASTVEEAQHVFWKQADFGYIKERIDEVRTHCRPKATGDSSLECSRYLQYCRAKNLYIDLRSPKRNHDRFNENFFQKGQIGGHCNMDVKAFLAEDQRKSPLQSWFAELQMYTELKTRPMEDGSCDVVIDKPTYFMKFDAGVNMYHHFCDFVNLYITQHVTNSFSTDISIVMWDTSAYGYGDLFSETWKAFTDYEITHLKSYDSKRVCFKEAVFALLPRMRYGLFYNTPLISGCYGTGLFRAFSQHVLHRLNVTQDRPKDGKIRVTILARSTEYRKILNQNELAGALKTLSLFEVQIVNYKYKELEFTRQLKITHNSDIFIGMHGAGLTHLLFLPDWAVIFELYNCEDERCYLDLARLRGVHYMTWQKKDKVFPQDQGHHPTLGKHPKFTNYSFDVEEFVRLVLLAADHVSQHSKWPFKRKQHDEF, from the exons ATGTTAATGCTGCTTGCTTTTGGAGTGCTGCTTCAGGAAATCTTGGCCAGCGTTCAAGATGAAAATCTTGCTGACGCCAGCAATATTCCGGAAGCGCCATTGTTGAGCTATGAAAACATCAACTTGCCAGAGGAACACATCCCGTACTTTTTACAAAATAACCAGCCCATTGCCACAGTCTGTAAGATCTAT GATCCTCACTGCCCGTATAAA AAATacttgaagaaattgaaattatgTTGGGGATATGAGAAATCCTGTAAACCAGAAAAAAGGTTTGGATATCCAGCatgtcattatgcagaggcagggtg GGCTAGTACTGTTGAGGAGGCTCAGCATGTGTTCTGGAAACAAGCTGACTTTGGTTATATTAAAGAGAGGATAGATGAAGTGAGGACTCACTGCAGACCTAAGGCAACG gGAGATTCTTCACTTGAGTGTTCTCGTTATCTCCAGTACTGCAGAGCAAAGAATTTGTATATTGATTTGAGAAGCCCGAAGAGGAACCATGATAG atTTAATGAGAACTTTTTCCAGAAGGGGCAAATTGGAGGTCATTGTAATATGGATGTTAAAGCTTTCCTTGCCGAAGATCAGCGGAAAAGTCCTCTACAATCTTG GTTTGCTGAGCTCCAGATGTATACAGAACTGAAAACCAGACCTATGGAAGATGGTAGTTGTGATGTAGTTATTGACAAGCCGACGTATTTCATGAAGTTTGATGCAG GTGTTAATATGTACCACCATTTCTGTGACTTCGTCAATCTTTACATCACTCAGCATGTTACCAACTCGTTCAGCACAGATATCAGCATTGTCATGTGGGATACA AGTGCCTATGGATATGGAGACTTGTTCAGTGAAACTTGGAAGGCATTTACAGACTATGAAATAACGCACTTGAAATCGTACGATTCAAAAAGA GTATGCTTCAAAGAAGCAGTTTTTGCATTACTGCCTCGAATGAGGTATGGCTTATTTTATAACACTCCATTG ATCTCTGGCTGCTATGGTACAGGATTATTCAGAGCTTTTTCCCAGCATGTCTTACACAGATTAAATGTCACGCAAGACAGACCTAAG GATGGAAAAATCAGAGTTACAATACTTGCCCGAAGCACAGAATACAGGAAGATACTAAACCAAAATGAG CTTGCTGGTGCTTTGAAAACATTGTCATTATTTGAGGTCCAGATAGTCAATTACAAGTACAA GGAGCTTGAGTTTACAAGGCAGCTGAAAATCACGCACAATTCTGACATTTTCATTGGAATGCATGGAGCAGGCCTTACTCATCTTCTCTTTCTGCCAGACTGGGCTGTCATCTTTGAACT GTACAACTGTGAAGATGAACGCTGCTATTTAGATCTGGCAAGACTGAGAGGTGTCCATTACATGACCTGGCAAAAGAAGGATAAAGTTTTCCCCCAGGATCAG GGACATCACCCAACACTTGGAAAACACCCAAAATTTACAAATTACTCCTTTGATGTGGAAGAATTTGTCCGCCTGGTTCTTCTGGCGGCTGATCATGTGTCACAACATTCCAAATGGCCATTTAAGAGAAAACAACATGATGAATTCTAG